Proteins encoded in a region of the Anopheles ziemanni chromosome 2, idAnoZiCoDA_A2_x.2, whole genome shotgun sequence genome:
- the LOC131287559 gene encoding cell death-inducing p53-target protein 1, whose amino-acid sequence MSKDGPPPYGFVPPQSAPPSYAQAVGGVPPSAPFTPQQPILTGAQIVTTVVPIGPQSTHMICPSCHAEINTQTTTSPGMIAYVSGFLIALFGCWLGCCLIPCCIDECMDVHHTCPHCKAYLGRHR is encoded by the exons ATGAGCAAAGACGGCCCACCACCGTACGGGTTTGTCCCGCCACAGTCCGCTCCGCCGAGCTACGCGCAAGCCGTAGGTGGCGTCCCACCGTCTGCCCCCTTTACGCCACAGCAGCCCATTCTGACCGGTGCACAGATTGTGACCACCGTGGTCCCCATAGGGCCCCAGTCGACCCACATGATATGTCCGAGCTGCCATGCAGAAATTAACACTCAGACGACGACATCGCCGGGCATGATAGCTTACGTTTCCGGATTTCTGATCGCTTTGTTCGG ATGCTGGCTAGGATGCTGCTTAATTCCGTGCTGTATCGACGAGTGTATGGACGTACACCATACATGTCCTCACTGTAAGGCGTACCTGGGACGACATCGATAA